Proteins from a single region of Halorubrum sp. 2020YC2:
- a CDS encoding DMT family transporter, with protein sequence MTSKPAVSPKAGLAAAVTAVSAGAILVRLSGAPSSVAAFYRVLFTTLPLALVGAWRYRGEFVRIRSRDLGFAVLSGIALAVHFAAWFESLRWTSVAASVTLVQAQPVFVALGAWLVLRERVTRRMAVGIAVAVAGMASMSIGDFLGGVAVGPRPLYGNALALSGAIAAAGYVLAGRSLRQRISLVPYVTVVYGVCAFVLLAFVLAAGHSLGGYPPREWLLFAGLAVGPGLLGHTVLNWALAHLESSVVSVSLLGEPVGATLLALVLLSEAPTPATVGGGCVVLVGIYVTAAADR encoded by the coding sequence ATGACCTCGAAGCCGGCGGTGTCACCGAAGGCGGGGCTCGCGGCCGCGGTTACCGCCGTGAGCGCGGGCGCGATTCTCGTGCGCCTGAGCGGCGCGCCCAGTTCGGTCGCCGCCTTCTATCGCGTACTGTTTACGACGCTGCCGCTGGCTTTGGTCGGCGCGTGGCGGTACCGGGGAGAGTTTGTACGGATCCGCTCGCGGGACCTCGGGTTCGCGGTTCTGTCCGGAATCGCGCTCGCGGTCCACTTCGCCGCGTGGTTCGAGAGCCTTCGATGGACGAGCGTCGCCGCAAGCGTGACGCTCGTCCAGGCCCAGCCGGTGTTCGTCGCGCTCGGCGCGTGGCTGGTGCTGCGGGAGCGCGTCACGCGCCGCATGGCCGTGGGTATCGCCGTCGCGGTCGCCGGGATGGCCTCGATGTCGATCGGCGACTTCCTCGGCGGAGTGGCGGTCGGTCCTCGTCCGCTGTACGGGAACGCGCTGGCGCTGTCCGGCGCGATTGCCGCCGCGGGGTACGTGCTGGCCGGGCGCTCGTTGCGCCAGCGAATCTCGCTCGTCCCCTACGTCACGGTCGTGTACGGCGTCTGTGCGTTCGTTCTGCTCGCGTTCGTCCTCGCCGCGGGGCACTCGCTCGGTGGATATCCGCCCCGAGAGTGGCTTCTGTTCGCGGGGCTGGCAGTCGGTCCGGGGCTGCTCGGACACACAGTTCTCAACTGGGCGCTCGCACACCTCGAATCGAGCGTCGTCTCCGTCTCGCTCCTCGGTGAGCCGGTCGGCGCGACGCTGCTCGCGCTCGTGCTGCTGTCGGAGGCGCCGACGCCGGCCACCGTCGGCGGCGGCTGTGTTGTCCTGGTAGGGATCTACGTCACCGCGGCCGCGGACCGGTGA